The Bacteroidota bacterium genome segment ACCTCGATGCAGTCGCCGCAGGCCCAGACGCGCGCGACACTCGTCTGCATCCCGTCGTCGACCGCGAGCGCGCCGGTCTCGCCGAGCTGGACGCCCGCTGCTTCGGCGAGCGACGTCCGGGGCTCGATGCCGACCGCGACGAGCACGAGGTCGCAGCCGATGAGCTCGCCCTTGTCGGTGCGGACAGCGCGGACCCGGCCCGAGCGCCCGGTCTCGAAGCGCGTCGGCACCTCGCCGCGCACGACGACGCCGGCGGCGCGGACAGCCCTGCTGAGCGGACCGACGAGGTCGTCGGAGAGTGTCTTCGGCAGGACGCGCCCCGCCTCGTCGAGGATCGTGACCCGGACGCCGCGGGTCCGCAGCTCGTCGGCCACCTCCAGCCCGATGTAGCCGCCGCCGACGATGGCCGCGTGGCGCACCGGTTCGGCTTCGAGATAGGCCTTGATGGCGAAGGCGTCGCCGAGCGCCCGCAGCGCGAAGACGTTCGGCGCGTCCTCGCCGTCGATCCCGAGGCGCCGAGCCTGCGCCCCGACGGCGAGGATGAACCGGTCGAAGGGCTCCTCGTGTACGCTCCCGAAGTCCAGCGCTTCGACCGTGAGCGAGCGCTCGCGTGGCCGGAGGTGGGTGACGCGGTGCCGGGTCTTGACCGTCGCCCCACGCGTTCGCTCGAAGGCCGAGGGCGTCAGCACCTCCAGCGCCGACGCGTCCTCGATCTGCCCGCCGATGTAGTACGGCATCTCGCACGCCCCGACGGAGATGTGATTGGTCTGCTCGAAGAGCACGACCTCGGCACCGGGGTTGGCGCGCGCGGCTTATGCGGCGGCGGCAGGCCCAGCGGCGAGGCCTCCGATGACGGCAATGCGCATGGCGGAGCGATGGACGGTGAAACGGGCGAACCGTGGACGGGCGGACAGCGGGCCGGGCAGCTATGACGCAGCATCGCCAGCTGCCCTACGCACGTCGTTCCCCGTCTTCTGTTTCACCCTTTTCCGTCTTCCCCTCCCCTGTCTCGACACCCTATGCCAGGGCTCGGGAAGAATTAGAGTTGCGCGCTAGCTCGCTATCCGTTTTCTTATGGCCCAGCGTTCCCATCCATCCGCCGCTCCCGCTCATGTCGCTGACCGCCTCCGAATCCCGCACGCGCATCCCGTTCACTTCCTCGCCGCGCCCGACCATCGGGGTCGAGCTCGAGGTCCAGATTCTGGACCCGGAGACGATGAACCTGACCGCCGGCTCGCTCGACATCCTGGAGCGCGTGGGCACCGATCACCCGAAGATCAAGCAGGAGCTGACCCAGTCCACCGTCGAAGTCATCACCGGCATCTGCGACACTGTGGCCGAGGCGCGGGCCGACCTGGCCGGGACCCTCGAAGAGGTCTACCAGATCGGCGACGACGTGGGGCTCGCCTTCGCGCTCGCCGCGACGCACCCCTTCGCGCAGTGGCGCGATCAGAAGATCTTCCCGAACGACCGCTACCAGATGCTGGTCGACAAGATCCAGTGGCCCGCCCGGCGGCTGCTGATCTACGGGCTCCACGTCCACGTCGGCGTCTCCTCCGGCGAGAAGGCAATCGCGCTCTCGAACGCGCTGACGACCTACATCCCCCACATGCTCGCCGTCTCGGCCTCGTCGCCGTTCACGGACTTCGAGGACACCGGCCTCGCCAGCGCGCGCTCCAAGATCTTCGAGGGGATGCCGACGGCCGGGCTGCCGTTCCGCCTCGCCAACTACGGCGAGTTCCAGGCGTTCATGAACACGCTCATCCGGGCGCGCGCCATCAAGACGATCCGCGAGATCTGGTGGGACATCCGCCCCCACCCAGACTTCGGGACGATCGAGATCCGCGTCTGCGACGTGCCCTCGACGCTGACCGAGGTCTGCGCGCTGACGGCGCTCATCCAGAGCCTCGTCGTCTCGCTCGGCGACGCATACGACAACGGCAACTACGTCAACATCCTGCGCGCCTGGATCGTCCGCGAGAACAAGTGGCGCGCTGTCCGCAACGGCCTCGACGCCGACATCATCACGGACAACCGGGGGGGCCACGCCCCGCTGCGCGACGAGATCAACAGCCTGATCGAGAAGGTCTCGCCCTACGCCGAGGAGCTCGGCTGCCTCGGCGAACTCGGCGCCCTCCAGCCCCTGCTGGGCGAGGGCGCATCCTACGAGCGGCAGCGGCGCGTCCACGAGCAGACCGGCTCGCTCGAAGCGGTCGTGCGCTCCCTCTCGCACGAGATGCGGGCCGACCTCTTCGGCAAACCTGTCGCCGGCTGATCCATACTGCTTCTCCGGGTTCGCAGCACACTGCCGCTGTTGTGGAGGCGTAGCAACACTATGCCCCTACTGCTGCCGGGGTAGAACGCGAGGCAGCATGCACCATCGCTCCGGGCTGAGCCCCAAAAACGAAGGGGCAGGAGGTCGCCCCCCTGCCCCTTCGCGTCCTTCACCATGTTCCGTGCTAGCGGACCACCGTCAGGCGACCGCTCTCCGAGATCGACTCCGTGGGCGTCTCCGCCGTGAGGCGGTAGATGTAGGCCCCGGAGGGCAGCACCGACGCGTCGAGCATGACGCTGCGCGACGCGCCCGCCGCGAGCGACGCTTGCGGGGTCGTCAGCACGCGCCGGCCGAGCACGTCGAACACGCTGACCTGCACGAGTGCGTCCTCAGCCAGGTCAAACTGGACCGTGGCCGTGGTGCTGAGCGGGTTCGGGTAGGTGCCGTCGAGCTTGAACTCGGCCGGGACGCTAGCCCCGTCCTCGTTCGAGACCACGAACGGAGGCAGGAGCGAGGCCGAGCCGTCGGGGAAGACCGCCAGCAGCCCGAAGGCCTCGCCGTCCTGGTCGTTCTCCGGCGACAGGAAGCCCGAGGCCAGCACCGTCAGCGCACC includes the following:
- a CDS encoding glutamate--cysteine ligase, whose translation is MSLTASESRTRIPFTSSPRPTIGVELEVQILDPETMNLTAGSLDILERVGTDHPKIKQELTQSTVEVITGICDTVAEARADLAGTLEEVYQIGDDVGLAFALAATHPFAQWRDQKIFPNDRYQMLVDKIQWPARRLLIYGLHVHVGVSSGEKAIALSNALTTYIPHMLAVSASSPFTDFEDTGLASARSKIFEGMPTAGLPFRLANYGEFQAFMNTLIRARAIKTIREIWWDIRPHPDFGTIEIRVCDVPSTLTEVCALTALIQSLVVSLGDAYDNGNYVNILRAWIVRENKWRAVRNGLDADIITDNRGGHAPLRDEINSLIEKVSPYAEELGCLGELGALQPLLGEGASYERQRRVHEQTGSLEAVVRSLSHEMRADLFGKPVAG